From Bacteroidales bacterium, one genomic window encodes:
- a CDS encoding Omp28 family outer membrane lipoprotein, translating to MKKISKIIALFALSALMIPSCDIVEEPYLVAIAGGNGPGPGDKVRKVLLEDYTGQKCLNCPEAAEIAHTLKTLYGEQLVLLTIHAGSYSTPDATGDFTADFRTQEGAELNSFFGFPGYPMGMVNRTEFDGFRILLKDSWEAAAAIQTDLEAQVEIIITNTYNTGTSKLDCLLETEFLKDMDGTYNICVFIVESGIISPQETEQGVNLTYEHNHVLRGSMNGTWGDVVGTDGQAISGSALTNSYSYTIPDGWNADNCSVVAFVYNTTTNEVVQAEEKDLLP from the coding sequence ATGAAAAAAATATCCAAAATAATTGCTTTGTTTGCTTTATCAGCCCTTATGATCCCTTCCTGTGATATCGTGGAGGAGCCTTACCTGGTAGCGATAGCAGGAGGGAACGGGCCGGGGCCGGGTGACAAAGTCCGCAAAGTTTTGCTTGAAGACTACACAGGCCAGAAATGCCTGAATTGCCCCGAAGCTGCCGAAATAGCCCATACCCTTAAAACCCTCTACGGTGAACAATTGGTATTACTGACCATTCATGCGGGATCTTACTCCACACCGGATGCTACCGGAGATTTCACTGCAGATTTCCGCACCCAGGAAGGTGCTGAACTGAATTCTTTTTTCGGATTTCCGGGTTATCCCATGGGAATGGTAAACCGCACAGAATTCGACGGATTCAGGATCCTGCTTAAAGACAGCTGGGAGGCAGCCGCTGCAATACAGACCGATTTAGAGGCCCAGGTCGAAATTATTATTACCAATACTTATAATACCGGAACATCAAAGCTTGATTGTCTTCTGGAAACTGAGTTCCTGAAAGATATGGACGGAACCTATAATATTTGCGTTTTCATTGTTGAAAGCGGTATCATTTCCCCACAGGAAACCGAACAGGGAGTAAATCTGACCTATGAACATAATCACGTTCTCCGGGGATCCATGAACGGAACATGGGGTGATGTTGTAGGTACAGATGGCCAGGCTATCTCCGGATCTGCATTGACAAACAGTTATTCTTACACAATACCTGACGGATGGAATGCTGACAACTGCTCTGTGGTTGCGTTTGTATACAACACGACAACAAATGAAGTGGTGCAGGCGGAGGAGAAGGATTTACTGCCTTGA
- the scpA gene encoding methylmalonyl-CoA mutase → MKPNFQKIHYKTSISSKISSKEWELQNRIGSEEWMTAEGIPVKPVYTADDLEGMEHLNFAAGIPPFLRGPYSTMFVTKPWTIRQYAGFSTAEESNAFYRRNLASGQMGLSIAFDLATHRGYDSDHERVVGDVGKAGVAVDSILDMKVLFDQIPLNRMSVSMTMNGAVLPVLAFYIVAGLEQGARLDQLSGTIQNDILKEFMVRNTYIYPPLPSMRIIADIFKYTSANMPKFNSISVSGYHMQEAGATTDLELAYTLADGLEYLRTGTQAGLDIDDFAPRISFFWGVGMNHFMEIAKMRAARMLWAKIVKQFNPKNPKSMVLRTHCQTSGWSLTEQDPFNNVARTCVEALGAVLGGTQSLHTNALDEAIALPTDFSARIARNTQIYIHEETQVCRSVDPWAGSYYVEYLTDRIARRAWALIEEVETLGGMAKAIETGLPKMRIEEASARKQARIDSHKDTIVGVNKYRLDKEAPMETLEVDNTAVRDSQVRRLQQLRSRRNQADVDKVLDKITHSCETGEGNLLELAVEAAKTRATLGEISYACEKVFGRYKAVIRSISGVYSAESRNDESFNKACDLADQFAALEGRRPRIMIAKMGQDGHDRGAKVVATGYADIGFDVDIGPLFQTPAETGRQAVENDVHIIGVSSLAAGHKTLVPQLIGELKKLGREDIMVIVGGVIPPQDYDFLHKAGVVAIFGPGTVISDAAIKLLDILIESRQ, encoded by the coding sequence ATGAAACCAAATTTTCAAAAGATTCATTATAAAACATCTATCTCTTCGAAGATCAGTTCCAAAGAGTGGGAACTTCAGAATCGCATCGGTAGCGAGGAATGGATGACAGCCGAAGGTATACCGGTTAAGCCGGTTTATACAGCCGATGATCTGGAAGGAATGGAGCATCTTAATTTTGCAGCGGGTATCCCGCCATTCCTTCGCGGTCCCTATTCTACCATGTTCGTGACAAAACCCTGGACCATCAGGCAATACGCCGGCTTTTCTACTGCAGAGGAATCAAATGCATTTTATCGCAGAAACCTGGCATCAGGCCAGATGGGGCTTTCGATTGCATTTGACCTGGCGACCCATCGCGGTTATGACTCCGATCATGAACGCGTTGTTGGTGATGTGGGAAAAGCCGGGGTGGCTGTCGACTCCATCCTGGATATGAAGGTCCTATTCGACCAGATCCCGCTCAACCGCATGTCGGTTTCGATGACGATGAACGGAGCCGTTTTACCGGTGCTTGCATTTTATATAGTGGCCGGCCTGGAACAGGGTGCCCGTCTTGACCAGCTTTCCGGGACTATACAAAATGATATCCTCAAGGAGTTTATGGTCCGGAATACCTACATCTATCCTCCATTGCCTTCTATGCGCATTATCGCGGATATATTCAAATACACTTCCGCGAACATGCCTAAGTTCAACTCCATCAGCGTCAGCGGGTACCATATGCAGGAAGCTGGCGCCACCACCGACCTCGAGCTGGCTTATACCCTGGCTGACGGGCTGGAATACCTCCGGACAGGTACACAGGCCGGATTGGATATCGATGATTTCGCCCCTCGCATCTCCTTTTTCTGGGGAGTCGGGATGAACCATTTTATGGAGATCGCCAAAATGAGGGCCGCTCGTATGCTCTGGGCAAAAATCGTGAAGCAGTTCAACCCGAAGAACCCAAAATCCATGGTCTTGCGCACACATTGCCAGACATCCGGTTGGAGCCTCACCGAGCAGGATCCGTTCAACAACGTGGCCCGGACTTGCGTGGAAGCCCTCGGTGCTGTTCTGGGCGGTACACAGTCGCTCCATACAAATGCTCTCGACGAAGCTATTGCCTTACCGACAGATTTCTCCGCACGCATCGCACGGAATACACAGATCTATATCCATGAAGAAACGCAGGTATGCCGCTCTGTCGATCCCTGGGCAGGGTCTTATTATGTGGAATACCTCACTGATCGCATTGCGCGCAGGGCATGGGCGCTGATTGAAGAGGTGGAAACCCTCGGCGGCATGGCCAAAGCTATCGAAACCGGCCTGCCTAAAATGCGCATCGAAGAAGCTTCTGCACGCAAACAGGCCCGCATCGATTCGCACAAAGACACCATCGTGGGAGTAAATAAATATCGCCTGGATAAGGAAGCGCCCATGGAAACCCTTGAAGTCGATAACACCGCGGTTCGGGATTCCCAGGTGAGACGGCTGCAACAATTAAGATCCCGGCGCAACCAGGCCGATGTCGACAAGGTCCTTGATAAGATCACCCATTCATGTGAAACAGGTGAAGGCAATCTGCTCGAACTGGCCGTTGAAGCAGCCAAAACCAGGGCTACGCTCGGGGAGATATCCTATGCCTGTGAAAAGGTTTTTGGAAGATATAAGGCTGTTATCCGATCCATTTCAGGCGTTTATTCTGCCGAATCGAGGAACGACGAAAGCTTTAATAAAGCATGCGACCTGGCTGATCAGTTTGCCGCCCTGGAAGGCCGCAGGCCCAGAATCATGATTGCTAAAATGGGCCAGGATGGCCATGACCGCGGCGCTAAAGTCGTTGCCACTGGCTATGCTGACATCGGTTTTGACGTAGATATCGGGCCGCTGTTCCAGACGCCGGCTGAAACGGGCAGGCAAGCTGTGGAGAATGATGTGCATATTATCGGGGTTTCAAGCCTGGCAGCCGGGCATAAAACTTTGGTGCCACAATTGATTGGAGAGCTGAAAAAGCTTGGCAGGGAGGATATCATGGTGATTGTAGGTGGCGTTATCCCCCCGCAGGACTATGATTTCCTTCACAAAGCCGGCGTAGTAGCCATTTTTGGCCCCGGCACGGTGATTTCCGATGCCGCCATCAAATTGCTGGATATTTTGATTGAATCAAGGCAGTAA
- a CDS encoding acyl-CoA mutase large subunit family protein, translating to MGDHNKKEKLFSEFPPVSVQEWEDRILLDLKGADYEKKLVYKPEEGLQIKPYYTAEDLKTLEYLTAPFPDSFPFVRGTKKAGNDWFIRQDIIVSDLKRANEKALDILMKGIDSLGFILEDDKEYSKDDLDLLLKNIFAEMVEINLHCGRNALQVLKNHYEMLVRYNRDFQKIHGSIEFDPFGRLITSGNYYFSKEEDLDQIRQMILVSAHLPHFTVIGVNSDHFNNAGSTILEELAFSLSQGAEYLTLLTEKGLSISQIAPKIKFRFATGSNYFLEIAKYRAARLLWAHIVKAYGPSKEEVTKMNIHAVTSSWNKSMYDPYVNMLRTTTEAMSSIIAGIDSLTVIPFNAVYEKPSDFSERIARNQQLLLKEESYLDKVVDSSAGSYYLENLTDSIAAEAWKLFLEVDARGGFLEAVNQGFIQTKIAETARKRNMDLANRKDILLGVNQYPNFTEYKTEKISPDVLEENDRSDSESVVQTLKAFRGAQPFEEIRYRTDSYAKDHKRPAAFMFPYGNLTMRMARSQFSRNFFACAGFEVIENLGFKTIEDGVKAFIKSRAEIAVICSSDDEYPVIIPEIGGQLKDKAVIVIAGYPKDHLERLRAEGIEHFIHVKSNVLEELRKFQRLVGIEESGTVERWNGETVER from the coding sequence ATGGGAGATCATAATAAAAAAGAAAAGCTATTTTCCGAATTTCCTCCGGTTTCTGTTCAGGAATGGGAAGACAGGATATTACTAGACCTGAAAGGAGCAGATTACGAGAAAAAACTTGTTTACAAGCCCGAGGAAGGATTACAGATAAAACCATACTATACTGCGGAAGATCTGAAGACCCTGGAATATCTGACGGCTCCGTTCCCCGATTCTTTTCCTTTTGTCAGGGGAACAAAAAAAGCAGGAAACGATTGGTTCATCCGCCAGGATATTATTGTCAGCGACCTGAAACGGGCCAACGAAAAGGCTTTAGATATCCTGATGAAAGGAATTGATTCGCTGGGATTCATCCTGGAAGATGACAAAGAATATTCAAAAGATGACCTCGACCTGCTGCTGAAGAACATTTTTGCCGAAATGGTCGAAATCAATCTGCATTGCGGCCGTAACGCCCTTCAGGTCCTGAAGAACCACTATGAAATGCTTGTCCGCTATAATCGCGACTTTCAGAAGATACACGGTTCCATCGAATTTGATCCTTTCGGAAGACTGATCACCAGTGGAAATTATTATTTCTCAAAAGAAGAAGATCTTGATCAAATCCGGCAAATGATCCTGGTATCAGCTCATCTGCCTCATTTCACGGTGATCGGTGTAAATAGCGATCATTTTAACAATGCCGGATCAACTATCCTGGAAGAGCTGGCTTTCAGCCTTTCCCAGGGCGCTGAGTACCTTACACTTCTGACAGAAAAAGGCCTTTCAATCAGCCAGATCGCACCGAAGATTAAGTTCAGGTTTGCCACAGGGTCAAATTATTTCCTCGAGATAGCCAAATACAGGGCTGCCCGCCTGCTTTGGGCCCATATTGTCAAAGCTTACGGACCCAGCAAGGAGGAAGTGACCAAAATGAATATCCACGCGGTTACTTCAAGCTGGAATAAATCGATGTATGACCCTTATGTGAATATGCTGCGGACTACCACCGAAGCCATGTCTTCCATTATCGCAGGTATAGATTCCCTCACTGTCATTCCTTTCAATGCAGTATATGAAAAACCATCAGACTTTTCGGAGCGGATCGCCCGCAACCAGCAACTGCTGCTGAAGGAAGAGTCATATCTGGACAAGGTCGTAGATTCTTCTGCAGGATCGTATTACCTCGAAAACCTTACCGATTCGATTGCTGCTGAAGCCTGGAAACTTTTCCTCGAAGTGGATGCCCGCGGCGGTTTCCTCGAAGCAGTCAACCAGGGATTCATTCAGACGAAAATAGCGGAAACAGCCCGCAAACGCAATATGGATCTCGCTAACCGGAAGGATATCCTTCTTGGAGTGAACCAGTATCCCAATTTCACAGAATATAAGACTGAAAAAATATCCCCTGATGTTTTGGAGGAAAATGATCGCTCAGATAGTGAATCGGTAGTGCAAACCCTGAAGGCTTTTCGTGGGGCACAACCTTTCGAGGAGATCAGGTACCGTACCGACTCCTATGCAAAGGATCATAAACGGCCCGCTGCTTTTATGTTTCCATATGGTAATCTCACCATGCGCATGGCACGTTCACAATTCAGCCGGAATTTCTTCGCCTGTGCAGGCTTTGAGGTGATCGAAAACCTTGGATTTAAGACTATTGAAGATGGTGTGAAGGCTTTTATTAAAAGCCGGGCGGAAATTGCCGTGATCTGCAGTTCGGATGATGAATATCCTGTCATCATTCCGGAAATCGGCGGGCAACTCAAAGATAAAGCTGTGATTGTTATTGCCGGTTATCCGAAGGACCACCTGGAACGGCTGAGGGCGGAGGGCATAGAGCATTTTATCCATGTAAAGTCGAATGTGCTGGAGGAGTTGAGGAAGTTCCAGCGATTGGTGGGAATTGAAGAAAGTGGAACGGTGGAACGGTGGAACGGTGAAACAGTGGAACGGTGA
- a CDS encoding ParD-like family protein, whose translation MATAVRISDSLLNSARKISKLENRSVTGQIEHWAQIGKITEENPDMPYSLIKELLLGLNELESGEFSEYQFNQP comes from the coding sequence ATGGCAACAGCGGTCAGAATTTCAGATAGCTTACTCAATTCAGCCAGGAAAATCAGCAAACTTGAAAACCGGTCCGTTACCGGGCAGATTGAGCATTGGGCACAGATAGGTAAAATCACCGAAGAAAACCCGGATATGCCTTACAGTCTTATAAAGGAACTTTTATTGGGCCTTAATGAATTAGAATCCGGTGAATTTTCTGAATATCAATTTAATCAGCCCTGA
- a CDS encoding type II toxin-antitoxin system RelE/ParE family toxin, whose product MKVIQSRIFERKVKKLSKPQKAQLDEAIREILRNPAVGEQKKGDLKMVFIYKFRINNTLFLLAYAYIPEILELIMLGPHENYYKDLKNYLKK is encoded by the coding sequence ATGAAAGTCATTCAATCAAGAATATTTGAGCGCAAGGTGAAGAAACTTTCCAAACCGCAAAAAGCTCAGCTTGATGAGGCCATCAGGGAAATCCTCCGGAATCCTGCTGTTGGAGAACAGAAAAAAGGAGATCTGAAGATGGTTTTTATTTATAAATTCCGGATAAACAACACCTTGTTCCTGCTTGCTTATGCTTACATTCCTGAAATCCTTGAATTGATCATGTTGGGGCCTCACGAAAACTATTACAAGGATTTGAAAAATTATCTGAAGAAATAG
- a CDS encoding T9SS type A sorting domain-containing protein, with amino-acid sequence MNIPSYPGWGTSFEQGKMDFGDMLTGYFSAYVYFSPSSGGELWFYQTVDGGATWVEKDIFWAGPSCLNRFLYAVNRDTCFIDFWTDYSDHFKRVSNSGMTWYSYFNSFDIEPRNIRKLNDSVLFMTAKHWGLTNGPFSYLYRIEGNNLIEVFYTREDSLQLLKPLFISPDTGFIISFYPSDTTYTILRTFDSGLSWQPCFTNDSLTITDIGFFTQTIGLISCSEGHIFRTIDAGTNWEAIELDNSNKINCLDFVNQNIGYCGGNNGSFYVTSDQGQSWDALIFPYNENIYRLKMFEQNNGYIFASFIYRYSDNVSLSEPDIIPLSIFPNPTGDIINIESSCFSDRKYDVSLINAIGKLIYSDTKTGDQFRLDMSCYPTGIYFLIVKDGTAKSIKKIIRK; translated from the coding sequence GTGAATATTCCCTCATATCCAGGTTGGGGAACAAGCTTTGAGCAAGGAAAAATGGATTTCGGCGATATGCTTACGGGTTATTTTTCTGCTTACGTATATTTCTCCCCAAGCAGCGGTGGTGAGCTTTGGTTTTATCAGACAGTTGATGGAGGGGCAACCTGGGTAGAAAAAGACATATTCTGGGCAGGCCCCTCTTGTCTCAACAGATTTCTGTACGCAGTTAACAGGGATACATGTTTTATAGACTTTTGGACAGATTATTCTGATCATTTTAAGAGGGTTTCTAACAGCGGAATGACGTGGTATAGTTATTTTAATTCTTTTGATATTGAACCCAGAAATATCCGTAAGCTGAATGATAGTGTATTGTTTATGACTGCAAAGCACTGGGGATTGACAAACGGACCTTTTAGTTATTTATACAGGATCGAAGGAAATAACCTGATTGAGGTTTTTTATACGAGGGAGGATTCTCTGCAATTGCTGAAACCCTTATTTATCAGCCCTGACACAGGATTTATAATTTCATTTTACCCATCCGATACAACTTATACAATTCTCAGGACATTTGATTCGGGTCTTTCATGGCAACCATGCTTCACGAATGATAGTCTTACGATTACCGATATCGGGTTTTTTACGCAAACAATCGGTTTAATTTCATGTTCAGAGGGGCATATATTCAGAACAATTGATGCAGGGACAAACTGGGAAGCAATCGAATTAGACAATTCAAACAAAATCAACTGCCTGGATTTTGTAAACCAAAATATCGGGTACTGCGGTGGGAATAACGGCAGCTTTTATGTTACATCAGATCAGGGCCAATCCTGGGATGCTCTCATATTTCCTTATAATGAGAATATTTACAGATTAAAAATGTTTGAACAGAACAATGGTTATATTTTCGCAAGTTTTATATACCGTTATTCGGATAATGTGAGCCTATCAGAACCAGATATTATACCTCTCAGTATTTTCCCAAACCCAACTGGCGACATTATTAATATTGAATCCTCGTGCTTTTCGGACAGAAAATATGACGTAAGTTTGATTAATGCTATAGGAAAATTAATCTATTCAGATACAAAAACAGGTGATCAATTCCGTCTGGACATGTCTTGCTATCCCACCGGTATTTATTTTCTTATCGTCAAAGATGGGACGGCAAAATCTATAAAAAAAATTATCAGGAAATGA
- a CDS encoding S46 family peptidase gives MKRISLILCTMLYALSLLADEGMWIPSLLGEQKLDEMRKKGLKLSAEDIYSINQASLKDAIVLFGRGCTGGIVSDKGLLLTNHHCGFGSIQRHSSIEHDYLTGGFWAMSREEELSNPGLTVSLLVRMEDVTDQVLSGIKAGMNEADRQKTIDEAGKTIIAEAIKDTRYQADIKPLFGGNQYFLYVTEVFKDIRLVGAPPSAIGNFGGDTDNWVWPRHTGDFSVFRIYADSNNLPADYAKGNVPYKPKKFLTVSLKGVDKGDFTMVYGYPASTSQYLPSYMVEFIAEGSNPDKIEIRRMKLDIMGSSMASDPEVRIQYASKYAGVANYWKKWLGESKGLERFHAVEKKEAFELDFQSWADQKGTTYSGILPDYRRLTEELKPFQSWIDNFSEAVWSLDIIRYAAGFRNLLAMEKPAAEDWQKEVDRLKAGIPGFFKDYDMATDRKLFYAMMDHFRRSVSRNELPDIYLFIDNKFGGDINTYTDWVYTASVFVSEERMTAFMGGINPKRAGKLEKDPVFKVMMSFYRKYSADYLQPYQKLMVRQDSLQRIYMKAIIEMEEDKLLFPDANFTLRVSFGVVNDYYPKDGVYYDYQTTLEGIMEKDDPDIYDYRVPGRLKELYEAKDYGQYGQDGVMNVCFTAANHTTGGNSGSPVLNANGELIGLNFDRNWEGTMSDIMYDPGRCRNIVLDIRYCLFIMDKYAGAGHLVEEMNIIKN, from the coding sequence ACAATGCTCTACGCTCTAAGCCTGCTGGCCGATGAAGGCATGTGGATCCCCAGCCTCCTGGGTGAACAGAAACTTGATGAAATGAGGAAAAAAGGGCTGAAGCTATCGGCTGAAGATATTTACAGCATCAACCAGGCCAGCCTTAAAGATGCGATTGTATTGTTTGGCAGGGGCTGCACGGGTGGTATTGTTTCTGATAAGGGTTTGTTGCTTACCAACCATCATTGCGGTTTTGGCAGCATCCAGCGGCATAGTTCCATTGAGCATGACTACCTGACAGGCGGTTTCTGGGCCATGAGCCGGGAAGAGGAGCTCTCTAACCCCGGACTTACAGTTTCCCTGCTCGTGAGGATGGAAGACGTTACGGATCAAGTGTTATCCGGTATAAAAGCAGGCATGAATGAAGCAGACCGGCAGAAAACGATCGATGAGGCCGGAAAAACGATCATAGCGGAAGCCATAAAAGATACCCGTTACCAGGCGGATATAAAACCGTTGTTCGGTGGTAACCAGTATTTCCTTTATGTGACGGAAGTTTTTAAGGATATTCGCCTGGTTGGAGCGCCGCCATCTGCGATCGGAAATTTCGGCGGGGATACAGACAACTGGGTGTGGCCCAGGCATACAGGCGATTTCAGCGTGTTCAGGATCTATGCCGATAGTAACAACCTGCCGGCGGATTATGCAAAAGGCAACGTCCCTTATAAGCCAAAAAAATTCCTTACGGTTTCCCTGAAAGGGGTGGATAAGGGCGACTTTACGATGGTTTATGGCTACCCGGCATCAACAAGTCAATATCTTCCATCGTATATGGTTGAATTCATAGCAGAGGGGTCCAACCCGGATAAGATTGAAATCCGCCGTATGAAGTTAGATATTATGGGCAGCAGTATGGCTTCAGATCCTGAAGTCAGGATACAATATGCTTCGAAATATGCCGGTGTGGCTAATTACTGGAAGAAATGGCTTGGCGAAAGCAAAGGATTGGAGCGGTTTCATGCCGTCGAAAAAAAGGAGGCTTTCGAACTTGATTTCCAGTCATGGGCCGACCAGAAAGGTACGACTTATTCCGGGATCCTTCCGGACTACAGACGGTTGACTGAAGAGCTAAAGCCGTTTCAATCCTGGATTGATAATTTTTCGGAAGCGGTCTGGAGCCTGGATATTATCCGATATGCTGCCGGGTTCAGAAACTTGTTAGCGATGGAAAAACCTGCGGCAGAGGACTGGCAAAAGGAAGTTGACCGGCTCAAAGCCGGTATACCTGGATTCTTTAAGGATTATGACATGGCGACAGATAGGAAACTGTTTTATGCGATGATGGATCATTTCCGCCGGTCGGTCAGCAGGAACGAATTGCCGGACATCTACCTTTTCATCGACAATAAATTTGGGGGTGATATAAATACCTACACCGATTGGGTGTATACAGCGTCTGTTTTTGTGTCGGAAGAACGCATGACAGCCTTCATGGGCGGTATTAACCCAAAAAGAGCGGGTAAACTTGAGAAAGACCCGGTTTTCAAGGTTATGATGAGTTTTTACCGGAAATATTCGGCTGATTACTTACAGCCATACCAGAAATTGATGGTCAGGCAGGATAGTTTACAGCGCATTTATATGAAGGCAATCATAGAGATGGAGGAAGACAAACTTCTTTTCCCGGATGCCAATTTCACCCTCAGGGTGTCCTTTGGAGTGGTGAATGATTACTATCCAAAAGACGGGGTCTATTATGATTACCAGACTACACTGGAGGGGATCATGGAGAAGGATGATCCCGATATTTACGATTACAGGGTTCCCGGCAGGCTGAAAGAACTTTATGAGGCAAAGGATTATGGCCAATATGGTCAGGATGGTGTGATGAATGTGTGTTTTACAGCAGCAAATCACACAACCGGGGGCAATTCCGGTAGCCCGGTGTTGAATGCCAACGGGGAGCTGATCGGTTTAAATTTCGACCGCAACTGGGAAGGAACCATGAGCGATATAATGTACGATCCTGGCAGGTGCAGGAACATCGTGCTCGATATCCGGTACTGTCTTTTTATCATGGATAAATATGCAGGTGCGGGGCACCTGGTGGAGGAGATGAACATCATTAAAAATTAA